Sequence from the Dictyoglomus sp. NZ13-RE01 genome:
GCTCTTTTTCCATCTATCTCAAAACTTTTGGCAAGCTCATATATATGGGTCTGCAGTTCTTCCCCATCCCATTCCTTAGATTTTATACTTTCAGCTAAACTTTTTAAAAAGGCTTTTTCTTTAGGAGAAAAAGTCTTAGTTATTTCTGGAAGATTCTCTTGGAGCTTAAATTTAACCTGATCTGGAGCAAACTTCTTTAACCAATTATCCACATATTCAACCATCTTTAGTATCTGATCAAAATTTTTTAATTCTTTTTCATAACCACTCCTAACAAGCATATCCTTTAGCATCTCTTTATTACCTAAGGATATCTGAGTAAGAGTAATTAAATGCCTTAAAGGAACCTGGGGTCCTGGTTCTTTTGGAATGTTATCAGGTTGGGACATTTCATAAATTCTTGCTATTTCCTTCCAATCTTCTTCTGTTCCCTCTAAATGAAAGTATATCCTTTCTATCTTCTCATATTCTTCTGCAAGCAAAATGTAGCCATTAACCGGATCAAAATCAATATGCTTATCAGGTTTATATCGAAGAATTAAAAATCTTATCCATGAAGGAGGCATTATCTCCAACATCTCATTTATAGAAATAGCTATACCCTTAGAAGAAGACATAGCTCCCTTTCCTTTGAGGTAGATCCATTCGTATACAAAAGGATATGGAGGGTCATAATTAAAAATGTCTTTGGCTATAACTTTTCCAGTATCATAAGACCCCCCTGCTGTGGCATGATCCTTTCCAAAAGGCTCTACTGTAACGCCAAAGATTTTCCATCTTCCTGGCCAGTCCAATCT
This genomic interval carries:
- a CDS encoding lysine--tRNA ligase; amino-acid sequence: MVEKTPHWADLVAEEIIKIKGKNNTVATGITPSGPIHLGNLREILTGDAIARALREHGSSVRFIYIADTFDPLRKVYPFLPESYAEHVGKPISEIPDPLGCHSSYAEHFLEPFLEAIRKLGIRVEVIKAHEAYKKGLYTEIIDKTLENNERITQILNEIAGRNLEKDFVPLLPKCEKCGRLNTTKIISFDISKHQVEYQCKCGHVGVADYSKGEAKLPWRLDWPGRWKIFGVTVEPFGKDHATAGGSYDTGKVIAKDIFNYDPPYPFVYEWIYLKGKGAMSSSKGIAISINEMLEIMPPSWIRFLILRYKPDKHIDFDPVNGYILLAEEYEKIERIYFHLEGTEEDWKEIARIYEMSQPDNIPKEPGPQVPLRHLITLTQISLGNKEMLKDMLVRSGYEKELKNFDQILKMVEYVDNWLKKFAPDQVKFKLQENLPEITKTFSPKEKAFLKSLAESIKSKEWDGEELQTHIYELAKSFEIDGKRAFQLIYLSFLNQNSGPRAGYFLVSLPKDFVVNRLEESALS